In the genome of Xenopus laevis strain J_2021 chromosome 1S, Xenopus_laevis_v10.1, whole genome shotgun sequence, one region contains:
- the saraf.S gene encoding store-operated calcium entry-associated regulatory factor precursor (The RefSeq protein has 1 substitution compared to this genomic sequence) has translation MWTLLLLPFFAMLQVHYAWCWSPQDRVLLRDIQTITLYADRYTNARRSAPVPQLKCIGGNAGCHAMVPQVVQCHNRGWDGLDVQWECRVDMDNSYRFGKVEVSCEGFDFPEDPYVLRGSCGLEYTLELTEEGRKRTQDGYRSAGFGSGYFQSNSQSWDSKTDGSSAIVLIFIVILAYGVYKLFLSGPSVQQHPRPDEYGYDHQSQTHSSAPPPGFKSDFTGFSSGYGTGHVNQGPGFWTGLGTGGVLGYLFGNRRAQPYQSPYFNTWTGPSHSESMHQNDRPPQSSGVRTASGFGGTKRR, from the exons ATGTGGACACTACTTCTATTGCCTTTTTTCGCCATGCTTCAGGTCCCTTATGCTTGGTGTTGGAGTCCTCAAG ataGAGTACTTTTGAGGGATATTCAGACAATTACTCTGTATGCTGACCGATATACCAATGCCCGCCGCTCCGCTCCTGTGCCACAACTGAAGTGTATTGGTGGGAATGCAGGCTGTCATGCAATGGTGCCACAGGTAGTACAGTGTCACAACCGAGGATGGGATGGCTTGGATGTTCAG TGGGAATGCAGAGTGGACATGGACAATTCATATCGATTTGGTAAAGTGGAAGTAAGCTGCGAAGGCTTTGACTTCCCAGAAGATCCATATGTTCTCCGTGGCTCCTGTGGGTTAGAGTATACTCTTGAGCTCACAGAGGAAGGCAGAAAGAGAACACAAGATGGGTACAGAAGTGCTGGCTTTGGCTCAGGCTATTTCCAAAGCAATTCACAAAGCTGGGATTCCAAAACAGATGGCAGCAGTGCAATTGTTCTCATATTTATAGTCATACTTGCTTATGGAGTGTACAAGCTATTCCTGAGTGGCCCATCAGTGCAGCAACACCCTCGACCTGATGAGTATGGATATGATCATCAAAGTCAGACTCATTCTAGTGCTCCTCCACCTGGCTTCAAGTCAGACTTCACAG GCTTTTCCTCAGGTTATGGTACCGGTCATGTGAATCAGGGACCTGGGTTTTGGACAGGTCTTGGAACAGGAGGTGTATTGGGATACCTATTTGGTAACCGAAG AGCTCAGCCATACCAGTCACCATACTTCAACACTTGGACTGGTCCTTCCCATTCAGAATCAATGCATCAAAATGACAGGCCACCACAGAGCTCAGGTGTCCGGACAGCTTCAG GATTTGGAGGAACCAAAAGAAGATAG